Genomic segment of Juglans microcarpa x Juglans regia isolate MS1-56 chromosome 7S, Jm3101_v1.0, whole genome shotgun sequence:
caaaacatggatcatattataaaagtattttcaagatattttgTGGAAGAGAATGAAATACAGTGTTTTAGATgattaacaataaaaagaatttacttaGATGATGAAAAGCTAGCAATGTAAAAGAAAGTGAAAtacaaatagtaaaaaaatatttacatggtGAACAATGCCCAATACATATAACGGGTTTAGTACTGTTCATGAATGTAAAAGAGACGAAGTTTACATGATCCATTGGATCtggtttttaaacaaaaatttacatatttaaggATTAGATGTATTTTACAATATCCATTATGAGTGCTCTTACTCTATCTATACCTAAATTCAAAAGGCTCGAAATTATCGTAGTTAATGAAAGATATaatattaactttataatgtGTGGTAgttaaatgatttgagttaaagttttttattggattttgggataagagaaaaaaaattgaaaaaaaaaattgaatataatttttgttttaaaatgttttaaaattgtattgattttttgtgttttgctttttataagtttgtaaaagttgtattggttCAATTTTGTATTCGGATAATAATtcgaaaaaaattaaaagaaaaagttaaatatttaaaacaaaaaaatgttttgtgtttaaatgatgcatgataatgaaattatgataagttttgagaattttgataattatatgtCTCATCTCTATATCCAAATGAGCCcaattatatttgtttattaaagAGCCAAACTTACATAAACATATGTCTAActtgtataaatttttataagctTGTATagttccttatatatatatatatacatacacatacatataagtATTGTTAGGTATAGTTCTGAAAGTATGCAAGTCCtacacactttttttaaaatgaaaatttttttttataaaaattctaaatattttcatattttttaaaatatgtgctCCAGACTTGCACACTTtaaaatctataaatatataatttcccCAATTAACTTAACTGATATAATGTTAACTTAATTAtgtcataaataaattttttataagatattatcCGATGGACTACCACCTCCtcccgccgggggggggggggggggggttctgGCTGCTCCGGCCGCCAGTACTACTCATGGTGGCCAGATTAATTGCTTTTGAGATTAATCCAACCGTACGTTCCTAAATGGCGGAAAAAGACCACAGTTAATTGCATTTACTCATGAAAAAGACTATCTCAgcatgaaaacaagaaaaaaaaaatgcagataCAGTTGACAGTAGCTATCTTCAGTACGCGGAATTGTACAAGGCTGTGCTTTGTGGTGATTTGACTGCTGCAAAGGACTTTCTTGATTCTCATGACATGGCAGTAAGCACGGCAATCACAGATAAAGGCGAAACGGCTCTTCACATTGCTGCTACTGCTGGACATGCCCTTATAGTCAAGGAGTTGGTGAATCGAATGTCGGAAGCAGACTTAAAAACTCCAGATAGTGACGGTTACACAGCTCTAATGACGGCTGTTGTGCATGGAAGATACCAATTGGCTAAGTGGATGCTTGATCAGGACAAGGGCAGGAATTTGATCAGCATTAGAGATACCAGACGAGGAAATCTTCCAGTCGCTATGGCTATTGATTTCGGGCAAATTGAAATGGCGCGCTATTTGTATCCTCTCACTTCGCTGAATGATCTGAAGCCTGCAGAAAGAAACCACAACGGAGCTAAGCTTCTTACCCGTGCTATATATACAAGAAATTTGGGTAACAACGCGCGTACTCTTTGTTTAACTATCCAATATTATTGCTCTTTATTTCCGATCATTTGAAATCTTGTACTTggcattattattaattaattccttTTTTGATATTCATGATTCTTTTCTTGTACGCCTCTCGCACAACACAACAGATCTTGCTTTGCATTTAATCCGGCGTTGCCCACCTTTGACACTTGCTCTTGACGACCGTGACGAGTCCCCATTCTTAGCATTGGCTTCTATGCGCCACGCATTCCGGAGTGGAAATCGGCTCGTGTTTTGGAAACGATGGATCTATTCCCGTCAGtaccccccccacccccccccccccccccccccccctctctctctctctctctctctctctctctgtttttccgACCCTCGACGTTATAATGACTTGCAAGTTAAAGATCACTAGCAATGTTggttttcctatatatataataaatatatatatatatatatatatatacaaaattatatcttttaaaaattaattttacatattaaaaaaaactctcacattgAATTATAGATTTTTAAGctaaataatctaaaatattatttttgttttctaaaattttttctttttatattttgtaattagcacCACTAcaaattctatcatttaatacccactagaaattttttttcctaaaattctatCTGTTGGTGGAGAAAGAGgggggaaggagagagaaaaaaataataaaataaaatttagagagtgaataatatatctttaaatttgtaaattactatttatatctATGCAAATTTTTGGATGTGTATAATCTAATGGAGCctaatttaatatcatattatgcaaatatataaatacataattcaATTCTAATGCTCGAAAGACGAATGTAAGGAGACGAATAACATTTATTTAGAACCCTTTCTTTCActtttgcttcttcttttttttttttttttgttttaaaagaaaattgttcaTCGATCCAAGACCTGGATCTATCCAATATTTGTCACGGACTTAAGATCTGTTGGCTTTTTGGTGAGAGGTTACAGGTATACGCATTGATCAATCCGCTCCTGCCACCTTTGAAACTCGCTTGAACATTCCCAACGTTGAAAATGGCCGCCAACCCAATCAAGTTACAACGATCGGTTCAGGTATCTTTTTACCTAACCTTTaacttttcctaaaaaaaaaaagtgatatttgagaaatatcaattattttaattaatcattttataaatagttgTAAAAGAGTTCTCAGAAATATTCTGCTAGCTAGCTTTCTTTTGGTAAGACTTTCATGATATCTATATGTACTGAAAAGACTTTGGTCACTTTGCAGTGCCATCACTACTGTTGCGCCATCTAGTTTCAGTTGTCCGCGACTTTTTCGGTATACCGTCTCCACTCCatcaaaatcatatcttgataatttttgtttgaaatttttgtactttttttttttttttggttatggtTTATAACTTTCATCCAGTTAAATTGGCATTGTTTCAATATTTGTCAAAGGAATCAAtcaattatatgaaatgaagaagaTCCATATCCAATCCAATGAACTTCTTTCCTGCATGTGTGGGGAGATATCAAGATCCCAAACTCGAGAACTTGCAAGTGGTGGAGTTTATGATGCAATCAACCGCGCTGTCATGAATGGGATTTTCGAGTTTGTTTTAACGATAGTGAGGACGAATCCGAGATTTTTGGAGAATGAAGATAGAAATTTGAGGAACATATTTATGCTGGCTGTTTTGTATCGTCAATCTGAGATCTTTAGCCTTATATATGGGCTTGATATGAAGAATACTTTGACATCTTATGGAGATTGCAACGATGATAACATGTTACATATGGCAGGGATGATAGAGGATTCCACTAGGCTTGATCGAAGTTCTGGTGCAGCTTTACAGATGCAAAGAGAGTTACAATGGTTTAAGGTCATCTCTCTgactctctctcctttttctgTTCCTCTACatgttttcttttccctcttctttAGGTAAGTAAGTTTTTCTTATTCTAAAATTGAAACAAAGATTCTGAAAATTAAGTTGTTCAACCAAGATTATTCTGGAAATCAAAATGCTAACATTGAAGTTTTTTTAAAGGCCGGTCTATTTGTTGTATAATGCCTCAAGACACGCCAACATATATAGCTACGACGTTGTGTGTTTTTCGTTTAGTAAGTTTAGTAATTGTTGTGCATTGTGCAAGTTTGGGAGTACTAGTTGATCacttaatatttgaaaaattattaagtacTCCAAAATACTATACCATTGACAATTTTTAATAATCTGACAAATATTCTGGATTAAGATGGAAATATTATGTATTCGTACTTGAAAACTACAAAATAAtgacttttaatatatatatatatatatatatatttgtgtaaggTTATATTTCTGGTCTTTCTAATATTACCCATGCACGGATATATAATTGATTTTGGtagcattttt
This window contains:
- the LOC121241454 gene encoding uncharacterized protein LOC121241454, which translates into the protein METKSAAFSAAVPVPELLDKHNYPEWEIRVRTYLTGQDLWKDIIDDNPENATAAPSWQENDDEELRRRNYMALHVIQISCGPDAFFEIKNLRSADRAWQTLKEKYLVPDTVDSSYLQYAELYKAVLCGDLTAAKDFLDSHDMAVSTAITDKGETALHIAATAGHALIVKELVNRMSEADLKTPDSDGYTALMTAVVHGRYQLAKWMLDQDKGRNLISIRDTRRGNLPVAMAIDFGQIEMARYLYPLTSLNDLKPAERNHNGAKLLTRAIYTRNLDLALHLIRRCPPLTLALDDRDESPFLALASMRHAFRSGNRLVFWKRWIYSRIRIDQSAPATFETRLNIPNVENGRQPNQVTTIGSVPSLLLRHLVSVVRDFFGINQLYEMKKIHIQSNELLSCMCGEISRSQTRELASGGVYDAINRAVMNGIFEFVLTIVRTNPRFLENEDRNLRNIFMLAVLYRQSEIFSLIYGLDMKNTLTSYGDCNDDNMLHMAGMIEDSTRLDRSSGAALQMQRELQWFKEVERIVNPKIKEGINKDGLTPRQLFTKNHENMMENGEKWMKDTASSCTVVGALIVTIMFAVAFTVPGGNDQTTGFPIFLKKKLFKLFIIFDALSLFSSSTSVLMFLGILTSRYAEKDFLEYLPRQMIIGLLTLFCSIVTMMIAFSAALLIILHEQQRIAIPLVCLAGVPVTFFVWIQFPILKDMIKSTYFLGIFNKKMKLDFK